A section of the Paenibacillus odorifer genome encodes:
- a CDS encoding XkdW family protein, whose protein sequence is MKNLLFLFPDSQLGVDFTLRDDGPIVKYLKEPLLTKHVQTPGETTEEVDWIEGVHYILRPAHLAELEEGVDYEIEERGPYIAAWNLEVPQPTEAELEAAWEAYLEAEANKPPELNEVEQLRAENTALQDRLQDVEVIMAELLSI, encoded by the coding sequence ATGAAGAACTTGCTATTCCTATTTCCAGATAGTCAGTTGGGAGTCGATTTCACTTTGAGAGACGACGGCCCAATAGTAAAGTATCTTAAAGAACCTTTGCTTACGAAGCATGTACAGACGCCTGGTGAGACTACGGAAGAGGTAGATTGGATAGAAGGCGTACATTATATACTTCGTCCAGCACACCTCGCAGAGTTAGAAGAGGGCGTAGATTATGAAATAGAGGAACGCGGCCCATACATCGCAGCCTGGAACCTAGAAGTCCCGCAACCAACGGAAGCAGAACTGGAAGCGGCGTGGGAAGCATATCTAGAAGCAGAAGCTAACAAACCACCAGAATTAAACGAAGTCGAGCAACTCCGTGCTGAGAATACTGCTTTGCAAGACAGGCTTCAAGATGTCGAAGTCATCATGGCTGAACTACTCAGCATATAA